Sequence from the Mycobacterium florentinum genome:
CGGTGCGCCGCACCACCAGAACCTTTTCGACGGGGCTATCGTGGTCGGCGACCGCCTCGTCGGCCGCGTCCTTGAGCGGCGCGGGCTTGCCGCGCCGGAACTGGCCGTCGCTGGTGATCACCACCTTGGCCTGGGCGTCGGCGATGCGGGCGCGCAGCGCGTTGGCGGTGAAGCCGGCGAACACCACGCTGTGCATGATGCCCAGGCGCGCGCAGGCGAGCATCGCGACGACGGCCTCGGGGATCAACGGCAGGTAGATCGCGACCCGGTCGCCGGCGACCAGACCGAGGTCGGTCAGTGCGTTGGCCGCCTTGCACACCTCCGTCTGCAGGTCGGCGTAGGTCAGGTCGCGGCTGTCGCCGACGGGCTCGCCCTCCCAGTGAATCGCCACCCGATCGCCCAGCCCCGCCTCGACGTGACGGTCCACGCAGTTGTAGGCGACGTTGAGCTTGCCGTCGGCAAACCAGTTGGCGTAAGGCGGCTGCCAGTCCAGCACCTCGGTGAACGGCGTCGCCCATGTCAGCCGGTTGGCCTGCTCGGCCCAGAACGCCAGCCGGTCTTTATCGGCTTCGCGGTACAGGTCCTCGCCGGCGTTGGCCTGCTCGGCGAACTGCGCCGGCGGCGGGTACGACGCCGGGCCTTCGGTGTATGTGGCGGTCACTGGCTTCGCTCCTATGTCGAGGGGGCGGGGTTCGAGCTCGTCAACCGTTTGTGAGCCTAGACCCGGCAGTTGAACCTGTGCGATTCAATCCGGGGTAATCCGGGTTGTCATATCGCATAATCAGCGTTGTGGCGGAATCTCGCGGGCAGCGTGCCCGTTGCCTACTTCGCAGCATTGTCGCGGCCACAACGAGTTACGCGGTGGCTGGTGTGCTGGCACCGCACGCGTCGGCGGTGCCGGTCGGCGATGAGGCGGAGCCATGCCGCTCCGAACAGGTCGCCGTGACGGCCTCCCCGACGCAGGGCGCCGTGGGCCATCGCTCGGTGACCCTGATGTTCAGCCTCGCCGGTGGGGCGGAGCCGTGCACGCTCACCGGCTACCCCGCGATCGAAACGGGCGGCGGCGGGCCCGACATTCATGCCAAGCCCACGCTGCGCGGTTACATGGGCGGCTTGCCCAGCGACGCCGACGTTCCGCCGACCGTCACCCTGGCACTGGCGGCGCAGGGACAGGCTATCGTCGAGGGCATGGCCGTGGACGGTATGGGCAACCCGTGCCCCAGCTACACTGCGCTGCGGGTCAACCCGCCCAATACGGTCATCGTGGTCACCGTGCCGGCCACCATCGACGCCTGCGAACTGCAGGTGCATCCCGTCACCGCCTTGCAGCAGTAGGGCCTAATAAGGGACGGCCCTCTGCAGGCAGTAGACGAGCGGGGGAGTGGGATAGCCGACTCCCTTGACGCCGTCAGGACAGCCCGACGTGTCCGTGCTGCCGTCAATGCGCTGGACGACTCGCATCACGGACTCATGGTCGTTGCAGCCTTCCGCGGCCGTCGCCCGCGCAGGCCCTAGGGTCGCTGTCATGCGTTGGATGCGGGGCAGGGCGGTTTTCGCGGCCGTCGTCGTGCTGTCGGCCGCGTCGCTGGCCGGCTGCGGTGGCGGCGCGCTGAGCCCCGAGCTGGTAGTGGTGAACGGCGGCGAACCGCCGAACCCGCTGATTCCGACCGGCACCAACGACAGCCTCGGCGGCCGGATCCTGGATCGGCTGTTCGCCGGCCTGGTGTCCTACGACGCCGACGGCAAACCGGCGCCGGAGGTGGCGCAGTCGATCGAGACCACCGACAACGTCAACTACCGGATCGTCCTCAAACCGGGCTGGAAGTTCACCGACGGCTCGGCGGTGACGGCGCATTCGTTCGTCGATGCATGGAACTACGGTGCCCTGAGCGCCAATGCCCAACTGCAGCAGGACTTTTTCAGCCCGATCGCGGGATTCGACGACGTAGCCGGTGCGCCGCGTGACGGCAAGCCGACCACGATGTCCGGGTTGCGGGTGGTCAACGATCTCGAGTTCACCGTGCGGCTCAAGGCGCCGACCGTCGATTTCAAACTGCGGCTGGGCCATAACGCGTTCTATCCCTTGCCGGACATGGCATTTCGCGACATGGCGGCGTTCGGGCGCAACCCGGTGGGCGACGGGCCTTATCGGTTGGCCGACAGTCCCGACGGGCCGGCCTGGGAGCACAACGTGAAGATCGACTTGAAACCCAATCCCGAGTACCACGGCAACCGCAAGCCGCACAACAAGGGCCTGAGATTCGAGTTCTACGGCAACCTGGATACCGCTTACGCCGACCTGTTGTCCGGCAATCTCGATGTCCTGGACACCATTCCGTCCAGCGCGTTGACGATCTACAAGCGCGACCTGGGCGGCAACGCCGCCAGCGGACCGGTCGCGGTCAGCCAATCGCTCGATACACCGTTGCGGCTACCGCATTTCGGCGGTGAGGAGGGCCGGCTGCGGCGGTTGGCCCTGTCGGCGGCCATCAACCGCCCGCAGATCTGTCAGCAGATCTTCAACGGCACCCGCAGCCCGGCCCGCGATTTCACCGCCCGCTCCCTACCGGGGTTCGACCCGAACATTCCGGGCAACGACGCCCTGGACTTCAATCCCGAACGGGCACGTCAACTCTGGGCGCAGGCCAACGCGATCTCGCCGTGGAGCGGGCGGTACGCCATCGCTTACAACGCCGACAGCGGCCACCAGGAGTGGGTGGATGCGGTGGCCAACAGCATCAAGAACGTGCTCGGCATCGATGCCGTCGGCGCGCCGCAGCCCACCTTCGCGGGGTTCCGTACCCAGATCACCAACCGCACCATCGACACCGCCTTCCGGGCCGGCTGGATCGGTGACTATCCGTCGATGATCGAGTTCCTCGCCCCGCTGTACGCCACCGGTGCGGGATCCAACGATGTCGGATACTCCAGCCGGGAGTTCGACGCGGGCCTGGCGGCCGCCGAGGCCGCGCCCAGCCTGCAGCAGGCCGACGTTCTGGTCAACGTCGCGCAGCGAATCCTGTTGCACGACATGCCCGCCGTGCCGCTCTGGTACTACATCGCCGTGGTCGGGTGGTCGCCACAGGTCAGCAGCGTCAAGGTGACGTGGAACGGGCTGCCCGACTACGAGAGCATCGTCAAGGCCTAAAACATGAGTTGGTACATCGCGCGCAGAATCGCCGTCATGGTGCCCGTCTTCCTGGGCGCCACCTTGCTGATCTACGGCATGGTCTTCCTGTTGCCCGGCGACCCGCTGGCCGCGATCGCCGGTGACCGGCCGCTGACTCCGGCGGTGGCAGCGCAGCTGCGTGCGCGCTACCACCTCGACGATCCGTTCCTGCTGCAGTACCTGCGCTACATCGGCGGCGTTCTGCACGGCGACCTGGGCCGTGCCTATTCCGGCTTGCCGGTCAGTGCCGTTCTGGCACACGCGTTTCCGGTCACGATCCGGCTGGCGCTGATCGCGTTGGTGGTGGAGGCGGTGCTGGGAATCGGGTTCGGCGTGATCTCCGGGCTGCGCCAGGGCGGGCTATTCGATGCGACCGTACTGATCACCGGACTGATCATCATCGCGATCCCGATCTTCGTGCTGGGCTTTCTGGCCCAATTCGTGTTCGGCGTCCGGCTGGGCATCGCGCCGGTCACCGTCGGTGAACGGGCGACGTTCGCGCGTCTGCTGCTGCCCGGAATAGTCTTGGGTTCAGTGTCATTCGCTTATATCGTGCGGCTGACCCGATCGGCGGTGGCCGCCAATGCGCACGCCGACTATGTCCGCACCGCCACGGCCAAGGGGTTGTCGCGGCCGCGGGTGGTGACCGTGCACATCCTGCGCAACTCGCTGATCCCGGTGGTGACGTTCCTGGGAGCGGACGTGGGTGCGCTGATGGGCGGAGCCATCGTGACCGAGGGCATATTCAATATTCACGGCGTCGGCGGGGTGCTGTATCAGGCCGTCACCCGGCAGGAGGCGCCGACCGTGGTGTCGATCGTGACCGTGCTGGTGCTGATCTACTTGATAACCAACCTGCTGGTCGATCTGCTCTACGCGGCCCTGGACCCGAGGATCCGATATGCCTGAGCACTCAGGGTTTTGGGGTGAGATCTGGCGCAAGTTGCACCGTCGCCCGAAGTTCGTCGTCGCCGCGGCGCTGATCCTGCTCATCCTTCTGGTGGCGCTGTTTCCGGTGCTGTTCACCGACGCCGACCCCAGCTACGCCGATCCCAGCCAAAGCCTGCTCGATCCGTCGGCCGCGCACTGGTTCGGCACGGATCTGCAGGGCCACGACATTTACGCGCGCACCATCTATGGGGCGCGGGCCTCGGTGACCGTCGGGTTGGGCGCGACGCTGCTGGTGTTCGTCGTCGGCGGGGCGGTGGGCGCGCTGGCCGGCTTCTATGGCGGCTGGATCGACGCGGTGGTTTCGCGCATCTCCGACGTGTTCTTCGGGCTGCCGCTGTTGCTGGCCGCGATCGTGCTCATGCAGGTCTTGCACCATCGCACGGTGTGGACGGTGATCGCCATCCTGGCGTTGTTCGGCTGGCCGCAGGTGGCCAGGATCGCCCGCGGTGCCGTGCTGGAGGTGCGGGCCAGCGACTATGTGCTCGCGGCTAAAGCATTGGGGTTGAGCAGGTTGCAAACCTTGCTGCGGCACGCGCTGCCCAACGCCGCGGGCCCGGTGATCGCGATGTCCACGATTGCGCTGGGCGCCTTCATCGTCACCGAGGCCACGCTGTCCTACCTCGGCGTCGGATTGCCGACGTCGGTGGTGTCGTGGGGCGGCGACATCAACCTGGCCCAGACGCGGCTGCGGGCCGGCTCGCCGATCCTGTTCTATCCCGCCGGCGCACTGGCGATGACGGTGCTGGCCTTCATGATGATGGGCGACGCCCTGCGCGACGCCCTGGATCCGGCCTCGCGGGCGGAGCGGGCATGAACACCACGGAATCGCCGCTGCTGAACGTCGAGGGCCTGGAGGTCAGGTTCGGCGACCACGCCCCCGCGGTGAGCGGAGTCGATCTGAGCGTCATGCGCGGCCAGACCGTCGCCGTGGTCGGCGAATCGGGATCGGGGAAATCCACCACGGCCGCCGCCGTCCTGGGGCTGCTGCCGCCAGGTGGGCGAATCACGGCCGGTCGCATCACTTTTGATGGTCAGGAAATCGCTTCGGCCGATCGCAGGGCCGACACCCGGCTGCTCCGGTCGATCAGGGGCCGACGCATCGGCTACGTACCGCAAGACCCGATGACCAACCTCAATCCCGTCTGGAAGGTCGGCTTCCAGATCTCAGAGGCGTTGCGGGCCAACACCGATGGCCGCCACGCGCGGCGACGGGCGGTACAGCTGCTCGCCCAGGCCGGCATGCCGGATCCGGAAAAGCAGGCGGGCAAGTACCCGCACCAGTTGTCCGGCGGCATGTGCCAGCGCGCGCTGATCGCGATCGGGCTGGCGGGCCATCCCCAGCTGCTGATCGCCGACGAGCCGACGTCCGCGCTGGACGTCACGGTGCAACGGCAAGTCCTCGACCATTTGCAGCGCCTCACCGACGAACTGGGCACCGCGCTGTTGCTGATCACCCACGATCTGGCGCTGGCGGCCGAACGGGCCGAGCAAGTGGTCGTCGTCCATCGCGGCGTGGTGGTGGAATCCGGTGCCGCGCAGTCGATCCTGCGGGACCCGCAACACGAGTACACCCGCCGGCTGGTGGTCGCGGCCCCATCGCTGACGGTTCGGCGCCCGGCACCCGCGCGGCCGCCGGCGGATACCCGATCCGACGACATCCTCGTCGCTTCGGAGCTGACCAAGGTCTACCGGGAATCGCACGGCGCACCGTGGCGCCGGACCCAGTTCTGCGCCGTCGACGCGGTGTCTTTCCGGCTGCGGCGGGCCAGCACCCTGGCCATCGTCGGCGAATCGGGCTCGGGCAAATCGACGGTGGCCCGCATGGCGCTGGGCCTACTCCAACCCACCTCGGGCACAGTCGTTTTCGACGGTACCGAGATCTCCGACGCGTTGGGCCGCGACGCGATGATGGCCTTTCGCCGGCGCGTACAGCCGGTCTTTCAGAACCCGTTCAGCAGCCTCGACCCCATGTACTCGGTGTTTCGCGCCATCGAGGAGCCGTTGCGGATCCACCACGTCGGCGACCGCCGTCAGCGCGCGAAAGCGGTGCGCGAACTCGCCGACCACGTGGCCCTGCCGTCGTCGGTGCTGGGCAGGTTGCCGCGCGAGCTCTCGGGCGGCCAGCGCCAACGCGTCGCGATCGCGCGGGCATTGGCACTGCGGCCCGAGGTGCTGGTGTGCGACGAGGCGGTCTCGGCGCTCGACGTGCTGGTGCAGGCGCAGATATTGGACCTGCTGGCCACGCTGCAGGCCGAACTGGGGCTGGCCTACCTGTTCATCAGCCACGACCTGGCGGTGATCCGGCAAATCGCCGACGACGTGCTGGTGATGCGTGCCGGGCGGATCGTCGAACGCGCGGGCACCGAAGAGCTGTTCACCAGGCCCGGCCACGAGTACACCCGCCAATTGCTGGAGGCCATTCCCGGGGCGTCCATGCCGCCCCGATAGGTTGGCAACCTGTGACGGCAGACCCGCTGGCCCCGCTGATGGAGCTCCCCGGCGTCGCCGAGGCCAGTGACCGGGCCCGCGACGCGTTGGGCCGTGCGCACCGGCATCGGGCCAATCTGCGCGGCTGGCCGGTGACCGGCGCCGAGGCCGCGTTGCGGGCGGCGCGCGCTTCCTCGGTGCTCGATGGCGGCCCGGTGCGGTTCGAGGACCTAGCCGACAGCTCGGGGGTGAGCGATCCGGTGTTCGGCGGAGCGCTGCGGGTGGCCCAGTCGCTGGAGGGCGGCGGGGGCGCGCTGGTCGGCGTGTGGCGGCGATCTCCGTTGCAGGCGTTGGCCCGGCTGCACATGCTGGCGGCGGCCGACCTGGTCGACGACGAACAATTGGGCCGCCCGCGATCTGATCCCGAGATCTCCCCGCGTCTCGAACTGCTCGGCGAGTTGGTGACCGGTCGCACGCAGGTGCCGGCG
This genomic interval carries:
- a CDS encoding DUF4232 domain-containing protein, coding for MLAPHASAVPVGDEAEPCRSEQVAVTASPTQGAVGHRSVTLMFSLAGGAEPCTLTGYPAIETGGGGPDIHAKPTLRGYMGGLPSDADVPPTVTLALAAQGQAIVEGMAVDGMGNPCPSYTALRVNPPNTVIVVTVPATIDACELQVHPVTALQQ
- a CDS encoding peptide ABC transporter substrate-binding protein, with the translated sequence MRWMRGRAVFAAVVVLSAASLAGCGGGALSPELVVVNGGEPPNPLIPTGTNDSLGGRILDRLFAGLVSYDADGKPAPEVAQSIETTDNVNYRIVLKPGWKFTDGSAVTAHSFVDAWNYGALSANAQLQQDFFSPIAGFDDVAGAPRDGKPTTMSGLRVVNDLEFTVRLKAPTVDFKLRLGHNAFYPLPDMAFRDMAAFGRNPVGDGPYRLADSPDGPAWEHNVKIDLKPNPEYHGNRKPHNKGLRFEFYGNLDTAYADLLSGNLDVLDTIPSSALTIYKRDLGGNAASGPVAVSQSLDTPLRLPHFGGEEGRLRRLALSAAINRPQICQQIFNGTRSPARDFTARSLPGFDPNIPGNDALDFNPERARQLWAQANAISPWSGRYAIAYNADSGHQEWVDAVANSIKNVLGIDAVGAPQPTFAGFRTQITNRTIDTAFRAGWIGDYPSMIEFLAPLYATGAGSNDVGYSSREFDAGLAAAEAAPSLQQADVLVNVAQRILLHDMPAVPLWYYIAVVGWSPQVSSVKVTWNGLPDYESIVKA
- a CDS encoding ABC transporter permease, which encodes MSWYIARRIAVMVPVFLGATLLIYGMVFLLPGDPLAAIAGDRPLTPAVAAQLRARYHLDDPFLLQYLRYIGGVLHGDLGRAYSGLPVSAVLAHAFPVTIRLALIALVVEAVLGIGFGVISGLRQGGLFDATVLITGLIIIAIPIFVLGFLAQFVFGVRLGIAPVTVGERATFARLLLPGIVLGSVSFAYIVRLTRSAVAANAHADYVRTATAKGLSRPRVVTVHILRNSLIPVVTFLGADVGALMGGAIVTEGIFNIHGVGGVLYQAVTRQEAPTVVSIVTVLVLIYLITNLLVDLLYAALDPRIRYA
- a CDS encoding ABC transporter permease, translated to MPEHSGFWGEIWRKLHRRPKFVVAAALILLILLVALFPVLFTDADPSYADPSQSLLDPSAAHWFGTDLQGHDIYARTIYGARASVTVGLGATLLVFVVGGAVGALAGFYGGWIDAVVSRISDVFFGLPLLLAAIVLMQVLHHRTVWTVIAILALFGWPQVARIARGAVLEVRASDYVLAAKALGLSRLQTLLRHALPNAAGPVIAMSTIALGAFIVTEATLSYLGVGLPTSVVSWGGDINLAQTRLRAGSPILFYPAGALAMTVLAFMMMGDALRDALDPASRAERA
- a CDS encoding dipeptide ABC transporter ATP-binding protein, with the translated sequence MNTTESPLLNVEGLEVRFGDHAPAVSGVDLSVMRGQTVAVVGESGSGKSTTAAAVLGLLPPGGRITAGRITFDGQEIASADRRADTRLLRSIRGRRIGYVPQDPMTNLNPVWKVGFQISEALRANTDGRHARRRAVQLLAQAGMPDPEKQAGKYPHQLSGGMCQRALIAIGLAGHPQLLIADEPTSALDVTVQRQVLDHLQRLTDELGTALLLITHDLALAAERAEQVVVVHRGVVVESGAAQSILRDPQHEYTRRLVVAAPSLTVRRPAPARPPADTRSDDILVASELTKVYRESHGAPWRRTQFCAVDAVSFRLRRASTLAIVGESGSGKSTVARMALGLLQPTSGTVVFDGTEISDALGRDAMMAFRRRVQPVFQNPFSSLDPMYSVFRAIEEPLRIHHVGDRRQRAKAVRELADHVALPSSVLGRLPRELSGGQRQRVAIARALALRPEVLVCDEAVSALDVLVQAQILDLLATLQAELGLAYLFISHDLAVIRQIADDVLVMRAGRIVERAGTEELFTRPGHEYTRQLLEAIPGASMPPR
- a CDS encoding oxidoreductase, yielding MTADPLAPLMELPGVAEASDRARDALGRAHRHRANLRGWPVTGAEAALRAARASSVLDGGPVRFEDLADSSGVSDPVFGGALRVAQSLEGGGGALVGVWRRSPLQALARLHMLAAADLVDDEQLGRPRSDPEISPRLELLGELVTGRTQVPAPVVAAVAHGELLTLMPFGSADGVVARAVSRLVTIASGLDPHGLGVPEVSWMRKPGDYRAAASGFAQGTPGGVGAWLVLCCRAMQAGAQEALSIAESLPGKG